The following coding sequences lie in one Mycteria americana isolate JAX WOST 10 ecotype Jacksonville Zoo and Gardens chromosome 15, USCA_MyAme_1.0, whole genome shotgun sequence genomic window:
- the TRIM37 gene encoding E3 ubiquitin-protein ligase TRIM37 isoform X4 produces the protein MDEQSVESIAEVFRCFICMEKLRDARLCPHCSKLCCFSCIRRWLTEQRAQCPHCRAPLQLRELVNCRWAEEVTQQLDTLQLCNLTKHEENEKDKCENHHEKLSVFCWTCKKCICHQCALWGGMHGGHTFKPLAEIYEQHVTKVNEEVAKLRRRLMELISLVQEVERNVEAVRSAKDERVREIRNAVEMMIARLDTQLKNKLITLMGQKTSLTQETELLESLLQEVEHQLRSCSKSELISKSSEILMMFQQVHRKPMASFVTTPVPPDFTSELVPAYDSTTFVLENFSTLRQRADPVYSPPLQVSGLCWRLKVYPDGNGVVRGYYLSVFLELSAGLPETSKYEYRVEMVHQSTNDPTKNIIREFASDFEVGECWGYNRFFRLDLLANEGYLNRQNDTVILRFQVRSPTFFQKCRDQHWYIAQLEAAQTSYIQQINNLKERLAIELSRTQKSRGISPPDTHLSPQNDDGPETRSKKSGQSTEVLLENVAAPGLVRDSKEEEEEKIQHEDFNHELSDGDLDIDLAGEDEVNHLDGSSSSASSTATSNTEENDIDEETMSGENDVEYSSNMELEEGDLMEDAAAAATPGASGTSHGYTSASGRPSRRGGSALGSTATSSLLDIDPLILIHLLDLKDRNGMENLWGLQPRPPASLLQNRASSYSLKDRDQRRHQAMWRVPPDLKMLKRLKTQMAEVRSKMSDVKNQLSEVRSSNAGSCDGQPSFFSIEQGALAACGTESCSKLQEIGMELLTKSSVTSCYIRNSASKKSNSSKPIRSGAAGSLSLRRAMDCGDSNLRLKGDGQTSEGGIGSSKLSSRHRSPRPLASSNAAEALPKPEERPCEGSDSDVGVSGLNGLAAVEKTRKVGALGSNSKGCRTEGAQSGGLENNSETGELQGMLSEGASAGPEEGMSSDSDIECDTENEEQEDATSASEGFNHAFSAQSSSEASERCSMFPEGDQAGPDDLSFVTGEDSTR, from the exons ATGGATGAGCAGAGCGTGGAG AGCATTGCTGAAGTATTCCGATGTTTTATTTGTATGGAGAAATTGCGTGATGCACGTCTGTGTCCTCATTGCTCCAAGCTGTGCTGTTTCAGTTGTATTCGG CGTTGGCTGACTGAACAAAGAGCTCAGTGCCCTCATTGTAG agccccgctgcagcTACGAGAGCTCGTAAACTGTCGTTGGGCTGAAGAGGTCACACAACAGCTCGATACGCTTCAATTGTGCAATCTCACAAAGCacgaagaaaatgaaaaagacaa GTGTGAAAATCATCATGAAAAGCTTAGTGTTTTCTGCTGGACCTGTAAGAAATGTATCTGCCACCAGTGTGCGCTTTGGGGAGGAATG caTGGAGGACATACTTTTAAGCCACTGGCAGAAATCTACGAGCAACACGTCACAAAAGTAAATGAAGAAGTGGCAAAGCTTAGGAGAAGACTCATGGAATTGATCAGTTTGGTGCAAGAAGTG GAGAGGAATGTGGAGGCAGTGCGTAGCGCGAAGGATGAACGAGTTCGGGAAATCAGGAATGCAGTGGAGATGATGATTGCCCGGTTAGACACTCAGCTGAAGAATAAGCTTATAACATTAATGG GTCAAAAGACATCGCTTACTCAAGAAACTGAACTTCTGGAATCCCTGCTTCAAGAAGTAGAACATCAG tTACGATCGTGCAGTAAGAGTGAGTTGATATCCAAAAGTTCAGAGATCCTGATGATGTTCCAGCAGGTTCATCGGAAGCCTATGGCCTCGTTTGTCACTACTCCTGTCCCCCCAGACTTCACAAG TGAATTGGTTCCAGCCTATGACTCAACTACATTTGTCTTGGAAAACTTCAG TACGTTGCGTCAGCGAGCAGATCCTGTTTATAGCCCACCTCTTCAAGTGTCAGGACTTTGCTGGAGGTTAAAAGTTTATCCA GATGGAAATGGGGTAGTACGGGGCTACTACCTGTCTGTGTTCTTAGAGCTGTCTGCTGGATTGCCGGAGACATCCAA GTATGAGTACCGTGTAGAAATGGTTCACCAGTCCACCAACGATCCCACTAAAAACATAATTCGAGAGTTTGCCTCTGATTTTGAAGTTGGAGAATGCTGGGGTTACAACAGATTCTTTCGTTTAGACTTGCTAGCCAATGAAGGCTACTTAAACAGGCAGAATGACACTGTGATCCTAAG GTTCCAAGTGCGCTCACCAACCTTCTTCCAAAAGTGCCGAGATCAACACTGGTACATTGCTCAATTGGAAGCAGCTCAGACAAGTTATATCCAACAAATAAATAACCTTAAAGAA AGGCTTGCGATTGAACTTTCCCGGACTCAGAAATCACGAGGCATTTCACCTCCAGACACTCATCTTAGTCCCCAGAATGATGATGGTCCAGAAACAAGATCAAAGAAATCTGGACAAAGCACTGAAGTACTACTTGAGAATGTTGCTGCTCCAGGATTAGTGCGAGAtagcaaggaagaggaggaagagaagatcCAGCATGAAGACTTTAAT CATGAGCTCTCTGATGGTGACTTGGATATAGATCTTGCTGGAGAAGATGAGGTGAACCACCTTGATGGTAGCAGCTCTTCAGCTAGTTCGACAGCAACTagtaacactgaagaaaatgataTCGATGAAGAAACTAT GTCTGGAGAAAATGATGTGGAATATAGCAGTAATATGGAGTTGGAAGAAGGAGATCTCATGGAGGATGCAGCAGCCGCTGCTACTCCTGGAGCATCAG GTACTAGCCATGGCTACACCAGTGCAAGTGGAAGACCTTCAAGGCGGGGAGGAAGTGCCCTAGGCTCTACAGCCACTAGCAGTTTACTAGATATAGATCCCTTAATTTTAATCCACTTGTTGGATCTAAAAGACAGAAATGGTATGGAAAACCTTTGGGGCCTTCAGCCACGTCCACCTGCCTCTCTTCTGCAGAACAGAG CATCATCCTATTCTCTAAAAGATAGAGATCAGCGGAGACACCAGGCAATGTGGCGTGTGCCACCTGACTTGAAGATGCTGAAAAGACTTAAAACTCAGATGGCTGAAGTTCGAAGCAAAATGTCTGATGTAAAAAACCAACTATCCGAAGTGAGAAGCAGCAATGCTGGCTCCTGTGATGGACAGCCCAGCTTCTTCTCCATTGAGCAAGGCGCTTTAGCTGCCTGTGGAACGGAAAGCTGCAGCAAGCTGCAAGAAATAGGAATGGAACTCCTGACAAAGTCTTCAGTTACCAGTTGTTACATAAGGAATT ctgcAAGTAAGAAAAGTAATTCATCCAAACCTATTCGCTCTGGAGCAGCAGGTAGTCTGTCTTTACGAAGAGCTATGGACTGTGGGGATAGTAATCTTCGTTTAAAGGGAGACGGTCAAACTTCTGAAG GTGGCATAGGGAGTTCAAAGTTGAGCAGTCGGCATCGCTCTCCCAGGCCCCTGGCTAGCAGCAATGCTGCTGAGGCACTGCCTAAGCCAGAGGAAAGACCTTGCGAAGGTTCAGATTCCGACGTGGGAGTTTCTGGCTTAAATGGCTTAGCTGCTGTAGAGAAGACCAGAAAAGTTGGTGCTCTAGG atCAAATTCTAAAGGATGTCGTACAGAAGGAGCACAGTCGGGTGGTCTGGAAAACAACTCTGAAACTGGTGAACTGCAGGGTATGCTTTCTGAAGGTGCTTCTGCGGGGCCAGAAGAAG